A genomic stretch from Candidatus Methylomirabilota bacterium includes:
- a CDS encoding alpha-hydroxy-acid oxidizing protein, which yields MPSNLDEQFQTLHEITRAARRNLADGPWDYLIGGTETETTVKRNRAAIDSLAWRPRVLRDVSKVDPSSTFLGRPVRIPVMLAPVG from the coding sequence ATGCCCTCGAACCTCGACGAGCAATTCCAGACGCTTCACGAGATCACCCGCGCGGCGCGGCGCAACCTGGCCGACGGCCCGTGGGATTACCTGATCGGCGGCACCGAGACCGAGACTACCGTGAAGCGCAACCGCGCGGCGATCGACTCGCTCGCCTGGAGACCCCGGGTGCTGCGCGACGTCTCCAAGGTGGACCCCTCGTCCACCTTCCTCGGCAGGCCCGTGCGCATCCCCGTGATGCTGGCGCCGGTGGG